DNA sequence from the Drosophila sechellia strain sech25 chromosome 3L, ASM438219v1, whole genome shotgun sequence genome:
ATTTCAATTGCTacatcaaaaaaaaaggacttccgtttccgctggcGCAGCTTGAAGCTTGCAGCCAAAAAGTTTGCGAATACCATTTCTACGAAAGCTCCTTTAGCGACGATCCACACAGACATCGTTGTTAAAAGAATTCGATTTAGTACcagaaatataaaaagttgtttatttcttatattgtatacatattatttctttttactAAACGAgtagttaatatttttaaagattAAGGAAAAATTCGTAGTGGAAGGTCGAAATAAGATTTCAAACTCTAGTAGATCTCTTTAATCCGATTACCAAATTAAAAGTTGTATGTTTTTGTATCTTAAGGTATTTGCTTCATTTTTGCAAAACTTGTAAAACTTTTGTTACTTAATAGCctttaatttggtttttcGGAGAAACTACACTGCGTATCCTTGCCTAAAACTTAACGAAAGTATTCTCAGCGGTCAGAAAGTCAATAAGATATCAAACCCTAATTTGCATGCACGATGATTGTGTAATCCGAGCGGAAACCATTCCACCGTTAGACTAAGCCACTTAAACAGAATGCTTCATTTCCCCACTACGTGGTATTGGgccacgctgcgtatacgtaattaaTGGCCCTGGGTCTTGATGAACATGCGTCAATTTACCCAACCTAACCATTTCGCTTTGAAAACTCTTGGTTTCTTAGCCCAATATTAATTTCTACTTGTTTGCTGTTGATTAAGGACTCTGTTGTCCACATCAATGAATTGTGGTAAAGTTTGAAACTTAATAAAACAGTGTAGAACTTGAATATGGCAAAgttaaaattgaaaacaaagaaggtttgctttttatgtttttttattttttatttattcatattaAAAATAGGTAATATTGTCGTTGGCTTTTCTAGGAAACCATCTTTTCAGCACAACTATAACCAGCAGTCCTTAACTCATTGGAATGACAGTTTGCTTATGTAGTGGCAATTTGAAAGCAAAGTGGTAGCGGGTCTGGTAATATCCATTATTCGATTATAGGTAATCGTACCCCTGACTCGAAGACCCTTCCTATTCTCGGTTCGATACGCTACCCCTAGGTAATGATATACTCTGTGCGGATACGACGGCGGTTACCTGGGATGTTATTGCACACAATTGTAAGCTATTGACATTTCAATTGTCTTTTATTATTGCCAGGACCGAGGACCCAAGACTGGAAAAGGGAGTGATACCGACGACCCtcatttaaattacaaaaaaagaaggggggaaaaacaaagaaacaaTGAGAAAGTAACACACGCATGCAATGAAAgcaaaaatttgcataataataGCAATTGCACTCGCTTCAGGTATTAAAGACCCTGTCCCCGACCAATCTTCAACTGGATTGGAAATGcggaaaaaaggaaagaagtaatgcaaaaaaaaaaagaaaatgccaGGGAAGAGGAGGTGGTTGTAGAGAACGGAATAAGCAAAATGTAGGGAATCCAATTTTCACCTAATGTCGGTGGCAGCTTCAATCCGAGTACATCAACGTCCCTTCGATTGAAACGACTGCCATTTCCATGAAATAAGAAAATAGTCGCAATTGCTTCGAGCtacttttattttgcttttgttattttttgtttcAAAGTATCAATTTGTGtatcattaaaataatttgattTCCCTTCCACTCGACAAGAGTGCGACCCTAACCGAAAGGTAAGGGGTTTCGACTTTGACTTGACGACCTCATTTGGTACGCATTCAGCTGGCAGGGTTTCCTTCCATCCTCTCAAAAATTAGGACCTTCCCAGCGGATATAGAAATGGGTTTTAGTGGCATCTTAGATTTTTAAGGCGATTGCTATTggtttttgaaatttaattggaaCAAAAATGTCCACAACAATTTCATAACTACCTTGTGCTACCAAAACTGTTTACATCTTTCACTCGATTGTATTTCCAACGATTAAATTTTGCAATATGGAATTTATGAATGGGTAACACATGGAACATGGGCGGAAAACCTAAGAAGGACCCAGCATCTTCTCGGGACGCACCCACTCGTTGAAGTCCTTTTCCGATATGCCGGCGTTCAAGGCCTCCACCTTCAGAGTAGTTCCATTCTTGTGCGCCGCCTTGGCAATCTGGGCCGACTTGTCATAGCCAATGTGCGGATTGAGGGCTGTCACCAGCATTAGCGACTCATTCACGATCTTGGCCAGCTTCTCCTTGTTAGGCTTAATGCCTTTGACGCAGTTGCAGTTGAAGCTGATGCACCCATCAGCTAGAAAATACACCGCAATAAACTATATATTtccattattttatttagaaaCTTACCCAGCAGTTTGATGGAACGGAGCACATTAGATGCAATCAGTGGCTTGAAAACGTTCAGCTCGAAGTGTCCATTGGCACCGCCAACGGAGACGGCCACGTGGTTGCCCATTACCTGGGCACAGATCATGGTCATGGCCTCGCACTGCGTGGGATTCACCTTGCCGGGCATGATAGAACTGCCCGGCTCATTCTCCGGCAGAAACAGCTCGCCCAGTCCGCAACGTGGTCCTGATCCCAGAAAGCGTATATCATTGGTGACCTTCATCAGGCTAACAGCCAAGACATTGAGCGCTCCATGCACCTCCACCATGGCATCTCGGCAGGCCAGGGCCTCGAAAAAATTGGGCGCCACCACGAAGGGCAATCCACTGAGCTGGGCAATCCGCTTGACACACTTCTCGGCGAATCCTCGGCGGGTATTCAGTCCAGTTCCCACGGCTGTTCCACCCAGTGCGAGCTGATAAACTCGCGGCAGGACCGCATCGATCCTCTGCAACCCGTTGGTCAGCTGCTGTGCATAGCCACTGAACTCCTGGCCCAGCGTTAGCGGCACTGCATCCTGCGTGTGGGTACGTCCGATCTTGATGATATCCTTCCATTCATTCGACTTGGCCTGCAGTGAATCCCGCAGAGCGGTAACCGCCGGTCGGAGATCCTTGGTCAGCGCAGTGGCCACCGCAATGTGAATGGCCGACGGGAAGGTGTCGTTGGAGCTCTGCGACTTGTTCACATGGTCGTTGGGATGCACTGGGTCCTTGGTACCAATACGTCCGCCCAGCAGCTCGATGGCCCTATTCCCGATAACCTCGTTGCTGTTCATGTTGCTCTGGGTGCCCGATCCCGTCTGCCAAATGGGCAGCGGGAAGTGACCCTCATCATAAAGCTTTCCAGAGATCACATCATCCGCCGCATTCGAAATGGCCGTGCTCAGTTTGGGATCCAAACCGAATTCCTGGTTTGTTTCGGCTGCCGCCTTCTTCAGCATGCCCATGGCCTGGATTATCTGGCGCTGATCAGGGTAGCATTGGGTATCCAATGGTTAGGATGTCATATGGGTTTAAAGGACAACCAAGGAACTTACCGGCATTCGCTCCTCCTCGCCGCCAATGCGAAAGTTTATGAGGCAGCGCATCGTCTGGGCGCCGTAATAGCGATCCATGGGCACCTCCATGGGTCCCAGGGTGTCGCTCTCTTGGCGCGTCTCAACCTTCTTGTTGGAGCTCATCCTGGTAAAATCAGATATTATATTTAGTAGACAGTACAAAAAATGCTCTGGTGTCTAGTTGGAATAATTTGACAAAAAACCGAAGGAGATTTCGTTTAGTCTCCTTAAGTTTTGGGGTCTTGTTAGTTCGATGGTTTCTTCAAATTTTTGCTAGTCATTATTATATACCTGCATGGCAGACTGGCTTgggtgcactgaaaaaaacgCTAAAGTACATGTAATTTATAAGAggattattaaatttaaaatcttaCTAAAAATGCTTATAGGCGATTTTGGTAAAGCAATACTCGAACTTATAGTTCCATAATATAttgggaaattaaaaataatttttttgaaagTGTACCCCTTACATAAATTGCCTGTAGTTTTCGTAACAATTTAATGGAAGGGTGTGTGAGTTTTCTTTGTTTGATTCTAGTGGAAACCATTATACTGGGAACACACGGGATTCTCCTCGAAAATTCGTTATATCATCATGTATGGCACTGCGAGcagtttttttgtttgggcCATGGCTTAGACAAGTTGGCTTAGACAAGCTGACATGGCCGACAATCGATGTTGGTTCGAAACGACTTTGCTAGGCGGGTGGCTGAAGTGgaacaaattaatttcgttcGTTTTAATTATTCCTCTTATTCTGTTCTGCTGCGAAACGCTCGATTCTTATTTTCCTGTCCGTCATACAAAGTTGCTATTATTTGAGGGCTATTAACTCGCCGGCTCTTAAGGTCAAACGTGTACGCGGGAATCAtggtttaattatttaaatgaattcaCGTTGGGAtttcgcttttcttttctcaCATTATCTGTCCCAAGCCCGTAAATCATGCACATCATGgcgattttttattttttttttttttgtaggtCTTGTAGTTTCTACTTGAAAGGATTTGCCCGCCCTTCGGAGTTACTCATCACTCAAGTTGGGTGTGGCTCCAGTACACGTGGGGATTAGTATAAATAACTAGGGGTCTTAATATATGAGATATGGAACTAATTGGAAATATAATATTCAGTTCAATTTCTTATCAAACCAGATGCATCCAAGTGAAGCAAGGCGGAAGTAAAGCATTCTGAGCGGTAATATTGGATTACAAGATATTTGTACGCAGTATCTGAAGTCAACTGTTGACCCCGGGGCAAATCGCGTGTATTCTGGCCGCTTGAAACTTCACACCCTGGCCGGGCACACGAATAGCCGGAGTCTCCCTGTTAGCCGATTTTCATTATAGTTCTTACCATATCCCTGCTGCTGTTTCTTGGGCCCGTCCAGCGAAGTTCTTTCCTCTCTTTTTGGTTTGGCGAACAGCACATGGGCACGCAATGTTTCCGCTGCAGCGGCAGTCTAAAGTGTCCAATCaagtttttgaaatgaaaCCTAAATAACATGTCATAATAAATAACCTTCAAGCGACCCGGGGGCCTGCCAGTTGACTCTGACTGCGACTCTGGTTCTGGCCAACGAAGAAATCCAAAATCCTGTAATTACAACGTAAATCCAAAATGTCTCAACGCCGCACAGCCGTTGCAAACTCACCCAAACAATCaagcacactcacacacacacacacacaaacatatacacacacacagacacactgAGAGGGCCAAAGGAAACTTAATTCATATATCAAAAAGTTTTTCGGACCGACCAGTGGACGAGAGTAGCAATTTACGCGCAAGTAGCCGGTCTCCACTACCAAGACCAAAAACGCAGACCAAGTCCAAGACGAAGTCGATCACTGAGAGAAAATTCAAGAAGTTGTGTTTGGAATTACAAGAAATTCAATAATATTcctaattatatatatttaagcttCGTGTaacttattattaatatttgagcacaaaatattttaatatataatgtttttttaatatataatgtCATTTTAGTATGAAATAAAGCACATTTTTaagataaattatattaaaatatataatataatatataataatatataattatacatataaatatatataataatatacttgTGCAAAAACTATACACCAATTTCGTTCCGTGTAGCATACATTGTACACACTTTACAGGCAGCTCCTCGATTTCGGGCTTGGATTTCTGTAGGGCGCCGTGCGGGTGGTCATCCAGGATCCGGGGGAACTGGCCCAGGAAAGCCGTCGGATACGAAGGAGGCGGTTGGACTGCCTTCTGGGGGTCTCGACCCGGTCCTACCACCACCATCCGCCTGTCGTGTCGAATGAGAAACACAGCAATTATGCAATTTGATAATACTTCATTCTCGggtaataaatattaattattttttgcgAATGTGATTTCGTGTTTCGTGCCCTCACCAACCGCCCAACCTCCAAACCAATCCACTGGTTCCTCCGCTAGTTTGCGGAGATTTATGGGCCGCCTGCCAGCAAACGAAATGAGACGGATACGTTTTCCATCTTTCCCCGATTCCATTCGCTCAAGATGATAGCCGGCAACACGGGCTTTCATGTTGGACACGGATTCGGATTTGCCTAAAATTTCGTGTTACTACAATTGCACAAATGTACAGGAAGGATATTACCGATACCACCCGTATTAGATTCCACGTTCTGTCTGGGCTTTGTCTCTTGTTCAGTGAGAAactacttttatttaaaatacttCTATGGTAAAAAGATTGTTATATTGCTGGGTATATAGTACGATACCATAGCTATAACAATTCTGTACTTTCGAAACTATTTACATTGCTTAATGTGCAGCAGCAATTATTTACTTTGTGGAATAATGCTAAGAATTCGGGTCAATGGGGCGGTATTATTGTAAATTTCTCTGGAGCATGTTCCGGGCTAATATACACATTTGgcgttaattaatttacccAGCTGACTTGGCTggctcctcaaagtcagccatGGTAACCATGCTACACTTGCGGCCCAAAAACATCCGTGTGTGCGGTTGGCCATATGTATGAGCCCGGGGATTGGAGTCCGCCTCCGATCTCCGCCCCTGGGTATGGATacattgttgttgtcgtctTTCGCAGGTTGGTTGACTTCCAGGCCGTTagctttcatttcatttcggttcggttcggttcgttCCATCAGAAATCTCTCGTGCATAAGgaacattttaattttgaaaggGACTCCGACTGCTGACTCCGGTGGAAATTGCCATAACATCCACATATCACACTTGCACACAGACTTACCGAGCCATATAAAaaaagcatatatatatatatatgtataaataaatataacagaGCTCGGCAAAAGGAATGAAAAAGTTAAATTGAATTGTGTTGGCTCAGTATACTTACACACGTTCGCATTACTTTGGCTACTGCCATTTCAGTGCCAAACATTCCATTCCTGGTCCTGTTTATCCTGCACTTGAAGTTTACGCAACTTTTTCGCTTAGTTCTTGGCCTGTTTTTGCAGGAGCTGCGAGCAAACTGACAAAGTTGCAAGATGTGCCCAAATTGCTTGGGCAGCAGGCGAAAATTGGGCTACGAAAGTTATAAGAAATTCAGCAGAGGCAGGGTAatggaatatatattttgaaacaAAGACTATTAGTTAAGATATGTTGATGGCAAAAACTGATCCTAGATAGATTCGGTATTTGTTTAGTTCCAAGCGTAGGTACTATATATAATCacttcacacacacatacacatatgtgtCTGCATCCTTTTGATGGCCAAAATAATTTCGCGTTCGTGGTGAAAGGAGCACAGTAATTTCCCACGCACCACATAACCCAAATGACCAAGTTGTCGCCAGTAAATGGGCCCCTGTCACGTCATAGGTCTGCCATATTCCCGTCTGGATGGTTCAGTTCGGGTGCGGTATAGTGTTTGGCTCTGGTTTTATGTTGGGCTCGGCTGCAGTAAtcaattttaatatacctCCCGAAGAGGGCACAAATGCTTGGGGCCCATTGTTCTGGGCCTTGTTAATAAGCTCATGTTGATATTGGTGGCCACATGAAGCCATACGTCGCCACGGCCGGCACATCAGTCAGTCCGTCTGTCAGTCAATCTGGCATTCAGACAGGATATTG
Encoded proteins:
- the LOC6605270 gene encoding probable fumarate hydratase, mitochondrial, coding for MSSNKKVETRQESDTLGPMEVPMDRYYGAQTMRCLINFRIGGEEERMPRQIIQAMGMLKKAAAETNQEFGLDPKLSTAISNAADDVISGKLYDEGHFPLPIWQTGSGTQSNMNSNEVIGNRAIELLGGRIGTKDPVHPNDHVNKSQSSNDTFPSAIHIAVATALTKDLRPAVTALRDSLQAKSNEWKDIIKIGRTHTQDAVPLTLGQEFSGYAQQLTNGLQRIDAVLPRVYQLALGGTAVGTGLNTRRGFAEKCVKRIAQLSGLPFVVAPNFFEALACRDAMVEVHGALNVLAVSLMKVTNDIRFLGSGPRCGLGELFLPENEPGSSIMPGKVNPTQCEAMTMICAQVMGNHVAVSVGGANGHFELNVFKPLIASNVLRSIKLLADGCISFNCNCVKGIKPNKEKLAKIVNESLMLVTALNPHIGYDKSAQIAKAAHKNGTTLKVEALNAGISEKDFNEWVRPEKMLGPS